One stretch of Tribolium castaneum strain GA2 chromosome 5, icTriCast1.1, whole genome shotgun sequence DNA includes these proteins:
- the LOC135266340 gene encoding NADH-quinone oxidoreductase subunit B 2-like, with the protein MGAFSKNVMSQFKRLPFQLFRNKFFHPIRCESTCPERRPYSPFRPKNQTEWVLARLDDLLNWGRKTSMWPLTFGLACCAIEMMHIAAPRYDMDRYGVVFRASPRQTEVIIVAGTVTNKMAASLRKVYDQMPEPRWVISMGSCANGGGYYHYSYSVVRGCNRIIPVDIYVPGCPPTAEALMYGILQLQKKVNRHNAIQKWFVNRF; encoded by the exons ATGGGCGCATTTTCCAAAAACGTCATGTCACAATTTAAAAGACTTCCATTCCAGCTATTTAGAAACAAGTTTTTCCACCCCATCAGGTGCGAGTCCACCTGTCCCGAACGCCGTCCGTACTCGCCCTTCCGCCCTAAAAACCAAACCGAATGGGTGTTAGCCCGTCTGGACGATTTGCTGAACTGGGGCCGGAAAACCTCAATGTGGCCCCTTACCTTCGGTTTGGCATGCTGTGCTATCGAAATGATGCACATTGCAGCCCCGCGATACGACATGGACCGGTACGGCGTCGTTTTTAGGGCTTCGCCCCGCCAAACGGAAGTCATAATTGTGGCGGGAACCGTCACCAATAAAATGGCGGCAAGTTTGAGAAAAGTCTACGATCAAATGCCCGAACCCAGATGGGTCATTTCAATGGGCAGTTGTGCCAATGGGGGCGGGTATTATCACTATTCCTATTCCGTGGTCAG GGGCTGTAACCGGATTATTCCGGTCGATATTTACGTCCCGGGGTGTCCCCCAACCGCTGAGGCGCTCATGTATGGGATTTTGCAGCTTCAGAAGAAGGTCAATCGCCACAATGCGATACAGAAATGGTTTGTTAATCGTTTCtga
- the LOC655683 gene encoding uncharacterized protein LOC655683: MILYSWGANSYGQLGLGHKSDEEVSPKEVNLGDTDLVADNIVAIAGGAGHTLILDKNGFVYCCGWNSKGQLGTSDDTLKITQIEILKGFRIVQISCGWDFSAAVSECGKQFVWGNNSYTQLGLSKSITCTGIPSRLQVSQKLATGFKQVSCGLRHSAMLNKDGGLLVAGTGSKGQLGLGDNFDDNNYLSISKVPDLEDIVSIASGQHHTVVLKEDGTVYSWGENKYGQLGIDPNISNSFVPMEILHDANLGSVYAGWTHTAALSKSGEVFTWGRNSYGQLGAQREVTYKPEKIPGLKDVTQLSVGSEHNLAVTKDGKLFVWGWNEHGSCGTGDKTDVCKPTQIFANRKVKAAFACTGSSFAVVE, encoded by the exons ATGATTTTGTACAGTTGG GGCGCGAACAGCTACGGCCAGCTGGGCTTGGGACACAAGTCCGACGAGGAGGTGTCTCCCAAAGAGGTGAACCTCGGCGACACCGACCTGGTGGCCGATAATATCGTTGCCATAGCCGGCGGCGCGGGCcacactttaattttagacaaaaatgggTTCGTCTATTGTTGCGGGTGGAACTCCAAGGGCCAGTTGGGCACCAGCGATGATACTCTGAAAATCACCCAGATTGAAATTCTGAAAGGCTTTCGGATAGTTCAGATTTCATGCGGCTGGGATTTCAGCGCCGCGGTGTCCGAATGCGGCAAGCAGTTTGTCTGGGGGAACAACTCCTACACCCAGCTGGGGCTCTCTAAAAGCATCACCTGCACGGGGATCCCGTCGCGGCTGCAGGTGTCCCAGAAGCTGGCCACTGGCTTCAAACAG GTCAGCTGCGGGCTGCGCCACTCAGCGATGCTCAACAAGGACGGTGGTCTTCTAGTCGCAGGCACGGGCAGCAAGGGCCAGCTGGGCCTTGGCGATAACTTTGATGACAACAACTACCTGAGTATATCCAAAGTTCCGGACTTAGAGGACATAGTGAGCATAGCGAGTGGCCAGCACCACACCGTGGTCCTGAAGGAGGACGGCACCGTGTACAGCTGGGGCGAGAACAAGTACGGGCAGTTGGGCATTGACCCCAACATCTCGAACAGTTTCGTCCCGATGGAGATCCTCCATGACGCCAATCTCGGCTCCGTGTACGCGGGCTGGACACACACGGCGGCCCTCTCCAAGTCGGGCGAGGTCTTCACCTGGGGGCGCAACAGCTACGGCCAGTTGGGGGCCCAGAGGGAGGTCACCTACAAGCCGGAGAAGATCCCCGGACTTAAGGACGTCACACAGTTGAGCGTCGGCTCCGAACATAATCTAGCCGTTACCAAAGATGGGAAATTGTTCGTTTGGGGGTGGAATGAGCACGGGAGCTGCGGAACCGGTGATAAAACCGACGTCTGCAAGCCCACGCAGATTTTCGCTAATAGAAAAGTCAAGGCGGCTTTTGCTTGTACCGGTAGTTCTTTCGCTGTTGTCGAATAG
- the Fam92 gene encoding CBY1-interacting BAR domain-containing protein 1 isoform X1, which yields MLNTFRARNNCEQEAKFVQDRIVSVERTIGELCHVFGQYSRKAARLRDKGDEIAKVTLEHAEAEQLNRSLSLALENFADCISLLSSYGDLRVQNLDSKVIKEFARYEDICKHAKDEVKQIYNAREKEIARKRQLDRIKERNPRNRQQIIQAETELVKASAEFSKTLRNLEEKSTEFERQKLHDVKSILLDFVAIEMGYHARALEVLTNAYKAVNSMDEEADLQDFQKTSGKVEAEFKKSLRRPDSSRNVGSRSLFRSSNSLGSLKGLFTPNNKKPEGIPRKASKSEETLDSMKRSISDTEDSLSDSANVSENVSDTEEPSSPIRPRKPRK from the exons atGTTGAACACGTTCCGGGCGCGGAATAattg CGAACAGGAGGCTAAATTCGTCCAAGACCGTATTGTCTCAGTCGAGCGAACAATCGGTGAATTATGCCACGTTTTCGGGCAGTATTCCCGGAAAGCGGCCCGTCTGAGAGACAAAGGGGACGAAATTGCCAAAGTCACGCTCGAACACGCTGAAGCGGAACAACTAAACCGATCTCTAAGCCTAGCTTTGGAGAATTTTGCCGACTGTATCTCGCTTTTGAGTTCTTACGGCGACCTCAGAGTCCAGAATTTGGACAGTAAAGTGATTAAAGAGTTTGCACGCTATGAGGACATTTGTAAACATGCCAAAGACGAAGTTAAGCAAATTTACAACGCTAGGGAGAAAGAAATTGCGAGGAAAAGACAGCTGGATCGGATTAAAGAACGCAATCCGAGGaataggcaacaaatt ATCCAAGCTGAGACCGAGTTAGTAAAGGCGAGTGCCGAGTTTTCGAAGACTTTGCGTAACTTGGAGGAAAAAAGCACGGAGTTTGAGAGACAAAAACTGCACGATGTTAAGTCGATTTTGCTCGACTTTGTTGCGATAGAAATGGGGTACCACGCCCGGGCTCTGGAGGTCTTGACCAATGCCTACAAAGCTGTGAATTCGATGGACGAAGAGGCCGACTTACAG GACTTTCAAAAAACTAGTGGAAAGGTGGAGGCG GAGTTTAAAAAGTCGCTGCGGCGCCCGGACAGTTCACGCAACGTGGGTTCGCGCAGTCTTTTTCGCTCTAGCAATTCGCTGGGTTCCCTCAAGGGTCTTTTTACCCccaataacaaaaaaccaGAGGGGATTCCCAGAAAAGCGTCCAAAAGTGAGGAAACGCTCGACTCCATGAAACGGAGCATTTCCGACACTGAGGACAGCCTCAGCGACAGTGCGAACGTCTCTGAGAATGTTTCCGACACTGAGGAGCCCTCGTCCCCCATCAGACCGCGGAAGCCGCGCAAATGA
- the Fam92 gene encoding CBY1-interacting BAR domain-containing protein 1 isoform X2: MLNTFRARNNCEQEAKFVQDRIVSVERTIGELCHVFGQYSRKAARLRDKGDEIAKVTLEHAEAEQLNRSLSLALENFADCISLLSSYGDLRVQNLDSKVIKEFARYEDICKHAKDEVKQIYNAREKEIARKRQLDRIKERNPRNRQQIIQAETELVKASAEFSKTLRNLEEKSTEFERQKLHDVKSILLDFVAIEMGYHARALEVLTNAYKAVNSMDEEADLQEFKKSLRRPDSSRNVGSRSLFRSSNSLGSLKGLFTPNNKKPEGIPRKASKSEETLDSMKRSISDTEDSLSDSANVSENVSDTEEPSSPIRPRKPRK, encoded by the exons atGTTGAACACGTTCCGGGCGCGGAATAattg CGAACAGGAGGCTAAATTCGTCCAAGACCGTATTGTCTCAGTCGAGCGAACAATCGGTGAATTATGCCACGTTTTCGGGCAGTATTCCCGGAAAGCGGCCCGTCTGAGAGACAAAGGGGACGAAATTGCCAAAGTCACGCTCGAACACGCTGAAGCGGAACAACTAAACCGATCTCTAAGCCTAGCTTTGGAGAATTTTGCCGACTGTATCTCGCTTTTGAGTTCTTACGGCGACCTCAGAGTCCAGAATTTGGACAGTAAAGTGATTAAAGAGTTTGCACGCTATGAGGACATTTGTAAACATGCCAAAGACGAAGTTAAGCAAATTTACAACGCTAGGGAGAAAGAAATTGCGAGGAAAAGACAGCTGGATCGGATTAAAGAACGCAATCCGAGGaataggcaacaaatt ATCCAAGCTGAGACCGAGTTAGTAAAGGCGAGTGCCGAGTTTTCGAAGACTTTGCGTAACTTGGAGGAAAAAAGCACGGAGTTTGAGAGACAAAAACTGCACGATGTTAAGTCGATTTTGCTCGACTTTGTTGCGATAGAAATGGGGTACCACGCCCGGGCTCTGGAGGTCTTGACCAATGCCTACAAAGCTGTGAATTCGATGGACGAAGAGGCCGACTTACAG GAGTTTAAAAAGTCGCTGCGGCGCCCGGACAGTTCACGCAACGTGGGTTCGCGCAGTCTTTTTCGCTCTAGCAATTCGCTGGGTTCCCTCAAGGGTCTTTTTACCCccaataacaaaaaaccaGAGGGGATTCCCAGAAAAGCGTCCAAAAGTGAGGAAACGCTCGACTCCATGAAACGGAGCATTTCCGACACTGAGGACAGCCTCAGCGACAGTGCGAACGTCTCTGAGAATGTTTCCGACACTGAGGAGCCCTCGTCCCCCATCAGACCGCGGAAGCCGCGCAAATGA
- the LOC655527 gene encoding heat shock factor-binding protein 1 yields the protein MVDDKVEMNNDCESFTATNTNDPKNVQELTQYVQGLLQTIQDKFQNMSDQILTRIDEMGNRIDDLEKNIGDLMTQAGVEGADK from the exons ATGGTGGACGATAAAGTCGAAATGAACAACGACTGTGAATCCTTCACCGCCACAAACACCAACGACCCGAAAAATGTCCAAGAATTAACCCAATAC GTTCAGGGGCTGTTGCAAACCATCCAAGACAAATTTCAAAACATGTCCGATCAAATTTTAACCAGAATAGATGAAATGGGCAACCGGATCGACGATTTGGAGAAAAATATCGGCGATCTGATGACTCAAGCGGGAGTTGAGGGGGCGGATAAGTAA
- the Eogt gene encoding EGF domain-specific O-linked N-acetylglucosamine transferase, giving the protein MFAFFTLFLTAATVTYCDNFSSINLPDSHLPYYFTNFPKIREKCDKDPQCPYKTSLNSPKCWGYEYNCLESERFSAPRCPGDHKGWVKSKSDQINTFYTQADFGFVKQQLREMKLLCEPLFADDSSLECSEHLRFCRGRNLMINFTDLRTREDPIRYKMDVLKDGQIGGYCDFKQAALEEQTDHLSPLQSWAPEMRYFARLARRPIVEGDCDVVIEKPTFIMKIDATVNMYHHFCDFLNLYASIHLNSTQWDAFSTDVHVLIWETYTYRSAFGDTWEAFTDHPVWDLKTFRGETVCFKNVVFPLLPRMIFGLYYNTPIIYGCENSGLFQAFSQHILHRLKIPFHPRNNRKIRITLLARDTKYRRILNEDELVEALAKNHDYEVQKVVYNKDVPFKKQLEITRNSDVLIGVHGAGLTHLLFLPDWAAVFELYNCEDANCYFDLARLRGLKYVTWEKLDKLKSQEDGTHDGGAHAKFANYSFDVKEFLRLVAKAAKHVENHPDFKNLISKLDNEMDHDEL; this is encoded by the exons ATGTTCGcattttttacgttatttttaacCGCGGCCACCGTAACGTATTGTGATAACTTTTCCAGTATTAACCTCCCCGATTCTCACTTACCATATTACTTCACTAACTTTCCCAAAATCAGGGAAAAGTGCGACAAAGACCCACAATGCCCTTACAAAACCTCTCTAAACAGCCCCAAATGCTGGGGCTACGAATACAACTGTCTGGAATCGGAGCGCTTTTCAGCGCCCCGATGCCCAGGCGACCACAAAGGCTGGGTCAAGTCCAAGTCCGACCAAATTAACACTTTTTACACCCAAGCCGATTTCGGCTTTGTTAAGCAACAATTGCGCGAGATGAAACTGCTCTGTGAGCCCCTTTTCGCCGACGATAGTTCTCTCGAGTGTTCGGAACATTTGCGCTTTTGTCGGGGGCGCAACCTCATGATCAACTTCACCGATTTGCGGACGCGCGAGGACCCAATCAGGTACAAAATGGACGTTTTAAAAGACGGCCAAATTGGGGGCTACTGCGACTTTAAACAAGCGGCACTGGAGGAGCAGACGGACCACTTGAGCCCCTTGCAGAGCTGGGCCCCCGAAATGAGGTACTTCGCTAGGCTTGCGCGTAGGCCGATAGTCGAAGGCGATTGCGATGTAGTGATAGAGAAACCCAcgtttattatgaaaattgaCGCTA CGGTGAATATGTACCACCATTTCTGCGATTTTCTCAATCTTTATGCTTCAATACATTTGAATTCGACCCAATGGGACGCTTTCTCGACCGATGTTCACGTGTTGATTTGGGAGACTTACACGTACAGGTCGGCGTTCGGGGACACCTGGGAGGCTTTCACCGATCATCCCGTTTGGGATTTGAAGACTTTTAGGGGCGAAACCGTGTGTTTTAAGAACGTGGTGTTCCCCCTTTTGCCTCGCATGATTTTCGGGCTGTATTACAACACCCCGATTATCTACGGGTGTGAGAACAGCGGCCTGTTTCAAGCCTTCTCCCAACATATTTTACACCGACTCAAAATCCCCTTTCACCCTCGGAACAATAGGAAAATTAGAATTACGCTTCTTGCCCGCGATACGAAATATCGCAGGATTTTGAACGAGGACGAACTTGTTGAAGCCTTGGCGAAAAATCATGACTATGAAGTGCAAAAAGTTGTCTACAATAAGGACGTTCCGTTCAAGAAACAGTTAGAGATTACGCGGAATTCCGATGTTTTAATTGGGGTACATGGGGCTGGCTTGAcgcatttattgtttttaccGGACTGGGCGgctgtttttgaatt GTACAACTGTGAAGATGCGAACTGTTATTTCGATCTGGCAAGGTTAAGGGGGCTCAAGTATGTCACGTGGGAGAAACTGGATAAACTAAAGTCACAGGAGGAt ggAACTCATGATGGTGGGGCTCACGCCAAATTCGCCAATTACTCTTTCGACGTAAAAGAGTTTTTACGATTAGTTGCAAAGGCAGCAAAACACGTTGAAAACCATcccgattttaaaaatttaatttccaaaCTTGATAATGAAATGGACCATGACGAActgtaa
- the LOC107397980 gene encoding uncharacterized protein LOC107397980, which yields MSKSQRDHLMHSTGTTPYEIIGVILPSLFYTTITTIIVTLLQTRPKNLPLQFTIEFLTLVLPIILNVTVLSDYTFELLSTFLIITLSLILWLRGSKPLSAKPPQAPLTHDYITNSRSTINIISVIAILAVDFLIFPRRFAKTKTYGYSLMDVGVGLFIFSNGIVDAGRTDLGRSLKGAVPLLVLGVGRFFGTKLLGYHVPVTEYGVHWNFFISLAVIKIVVSLVFSVIEVKYIFINATLLLLSHESLLQGGLKNFVMDDHKRSNFLTANREGIISCFGYVSLYMFSANFSYFVGLKKGGEGVKKTVIKFVFLATLMLFLSQIWQKYCGISRKLANSAYCFWVLFIGIFMTGLYYIFAKILEDTFRNKLHVNLQLPLIFQAINYNGLVFFLVSNLLTGLVNVLCDTLQVSSVVSLGIITVYMLVNCAIVCVLFTKQIKLKL from the coding sequence ATGTCCAAGTCCCAAAGGGACCACCTGATGCATTCCACGGGGACCACCCCCTACGAAATAATCGGCGTAATCCTCCCGAGCCTTTTCTACACCACCATCACCACAATAATCGTGACCCTGCTCCAAACCCGCCCCAAAAACCTCCCCCTCCAATTCACCATAGAATTCCTCACTCTAGTCCTCCCCATTATTTTAAACGTGACAGTATTATCGGACTACACTTTCGAACTCCTCTCCACATTTCTCATCATCACCCTATCGCTGATTTTGTGGCTGCGGGGCTCCAAGCCCCTCTCCGCCAAACCACCACAAGCCCCCCTAACCCACGACTACATCACTAACAGCCGCTCCACCATCAACATAATTTCAGTGATTGCGATTCTGGccgttgattttttaattttcccgCGCCGGTTTGCCAAAACCAAGACGTACGGGTACAGTCTCATGGATGTGGGCGTGGGGCTGTTCATTTTCTCCAACGGGATCGTGGATGCGGGCCGGACCGACCTGGGGAGGTCGCTCAAGGGGGCTGTACCGCTATTGGTACTGGGCGTGGGGCGCTTTTTTGGAACAAAACTGCTGGGTTATCACGTCCCGGTGACTGAATATGGGGTCCACTGGAATTTTTTCATATCGCTGGCGGTGATCAAAATCGTAGTTTCGCTCGTTTTTAGCGTGATTGAagtcaaatatatttttatcaatgcGACTTTGTTGTTGCTATCGCACGAGTCTTTGCTACAGGGTGGCttgaaaaatttcgttatGGATGATCACAAACGTAGCAATTTTTTGACCGCTAATAGAGAGGGGATCATCTCGTGTTTTGGGTACGTCTCCTTGTACATGTTTTCGGCCAATTTTAGTTACTTCGTCGGTTTGAAAAAAGGGGGGGAAGGGGTTAAGAAAACCGTGatcaagtttgtttttttggcCACTTTGATGCTGTTTTTGTCACAAATCTGGCAAAAGTATTGTGGGATTTCCCGGAAATTGGCAAACTCGGCCTACTGTTTTTGGGTTCTTTTTATTGGGATTTTCATGACTGGACTTTactatatttttgcgaaaattttagaagatactTTCAGGAATAAGCTACATGTCAACCTCCAACTACCGCTCATTTTTCAAGCTATTAACTACAAcggtttagtttttttcctgGTCAGTAATTTATTAACCGGCCTAGTCAACGTTTTATGTGATACACTTCAAGTTTCGTCTGTTGTTAGTTTAGGAATTATTACCGTTTATATGTTGGTCAACTGCGCAATTGTATGTGTcctttttacaaaacaaatcaaattaaaactcTAA
- the LOC135266341 gene encoding uncharacterized protein LOC135266341, translated as MLNSFENYKQIDDIIDARKKYAYSSAATTSDKFIRFEEPNMLISEGDYFSPSDIKPTDSEITIVRVRCDGLSFKRRPSKWDMHDIAIPGDGSHLGESPSMVNLATLVQQNDEYLVPLSSWDPYYNKQEEPHENTASIKTETLSENTLSLESKTSNSRRPSLAGRISKFLRRHCKKSKTLPETYSLDSDDKNSNN; from the exons ATGCTGAACTCGTTCGAAAACTACAAACAAATCGACGACATAATCGACGCTCGTAAAAA ATATGCCTACTCCAGTGCGGCTACCACCAGCGACAAATTCATACGATTCGAAGAGCCCAACATGTTAATAAGCGAGGGCGATTATTTCAGCCCCTCCGACATCAAGCCCACCGATTCGGAGATAACAATAGTGCGAGTGCGGTGCGATGGGCTCTCGTTCAAGCGCAGACCCAGCAAATGGGACATGCACGACATCGCCATCCCGGGGGACGGCTCCCACCTGGGCGAAAGCCCCTCCATGGTCAACCTGGCGACCTTAGTGCAACAAAACGACGAGTACCTCGTACCCCTGTCTTCGTGGGACCCCTACTACAACAAGCAGGAGGAACCACACGAAAACACGGCCAGTATTAAAACCGAAACGCTTTCGGAAAACACGCTCAGTTTGGAGAGCAAAACTTCGAACAGTCGCAGGCCCAGCTTGGCGGGaagaatttcgaaatttttgagGCGACactgcaaaaaatcaaaaaccctACCGGAGACCTACAGTCTGGACAGTGACGACAAAAACTCGAACAACTGA